In one window of Nocardia brasiliensis DNA:
- a CDS encoding ATP-binding protein, producing the protein MSERVSESVTETTTVAVTVPATPEQLTMLRALAETVLLIADFGLDEVTDIRLALDEIATVLLQDAVPGSTISCAFTYRDGVLNAAIRAVGSSETEVGTGSFGWHIVQTLTDSVTATRAPFDAAVAGYPTVVEFVWARGALDEQ; encoded by the coding sequence ATGAGTGAACGGGTATCGGAATCCGTGACGGAGACGACGACGGTCGCCGTGACCGTTCCCGCGACACCGGAGCAGCTGACCATGCTGCGCGCGCTCGCCGAAACCGTGCTGCTGATCGCGGACTTCGGGTTGGACGAGGTGACCGACATCCGGCTCGCGCTCGACGAGATCGCGACCGTGCTGCTGCAGGACGCGGTGCCCGGCTCGACCATCTCCTGCGCCTTCACCTATCGCGATGGCGTGCTCAACGCCGCTATCCGCGCGGTGGGCAGCTCCGAAACCGAGGTCGGCACAGGCAGTTTCGGCTGGCACATCGTGCAGACACTGACCGACTCGGTCACCGCGACCAGGGCGCCGTTCGATGCCGCGGTGGCGGGCTACCCGACCGTCGTCGAATTCGTCTGGGCCCGGGGCGCACTCGATGAGCAATGA
- a CDS encoding RNA polymerase sigma factor SigF, with product MSNEAPRSGVGQQPRRRGGDSYDNIEPQFLELAALDADDPARAALREELIERCLPLAEHIARKFTGRGENFDDLLQIARVGMVAAVDRFDPTQGSPFLAFAVPTIMGEVRRHFRDYTWSVRVPRRLKEIQQTIAPAIETLAQRLGRMPKAREIAEELGVDLVEVTQALIARNAYQTSSIDAGSDSDDENAPRSPLDSLGAEEPRYRTVEDYLAVRPLIAALPERERQVLVMRFFESKTQDQIAAHLGVSQMQVSRILAKTLSTLREQALRD from the coding sequence ATGAGCAATGAAGCGCCCCGGTCCGGTGTGGGCCAGCAGCCGCGGCGACGCGGTGGCGACAGCTACGACAATATCGAGCCGCAGTTCCTGGAGCTGGCCGCGCTCGACGCCGACGATCCAGCGCGCGCGGCACTGCGCGAGGAACTGATCGAGCGCTGCCTGCCGCTGGCCGAGCACATCGCCCGCAAGTTCACCGGGCGCGGTGAGAACTTCGATGATCTGCTGCAGATCGCGCGGGTCGGCATGGTCGCCGCGGTGGACCGGTTCGATCCCACCCAGGGTTCGCCGTTCCTGGCGTTCGCGGTGCCGACCATCATGGGCGAGGTGCGCAGGCACTTCCGGGATTACACCTGGTCGGTCCGGGTTCCCCGGCGGCTCAAGGAGATTCAGCAGACCATCGCGCCCGCGATCGAAACGCTCGCGCAGCGGCTCGGCCGGATGCCCAAGGCGCGCGAGATCGCCGAGGAACTCGGCGTCGACCTCGTCGAGGTGACCCAGGCGCTGATCGCGCGCAACGCCTACCAGACCTCCTCGATCGATGCCGGCTCCGACAGCGACGACGAGAACGCGCCGCGTTCACCGCTGGACAGCCTGGGCGCCGAGGAGCCGCGGTACCGCACGGTCGAGGACTACCTCGCGGTGCGGCCGCTCATCGCGGCCCTGCCCGAGCGGGAACGCCAGGTGCTGGTGATGCGCTTCTTCGAGTCCAAAACCCAGGACCAGATCGCCGCCCACCTGGGCGTCTCTCAGATGCAGGTCTCCCGCATCCTCGCCAAAACCCTCAGCACCCTGCGCGAACAAGCCCTCCGCGACTGA
- a CDS encoding CorA family divalent cation transporter, whose protein sequence is MITEAAVYLDGVTQVGMTGYGPNWRQPGAFAWVSVREPDDGDLARLHETVGVAPQAISAAHDDLQRPGMQVVGDTVLLALTTGHYRPESMTVDLTDLVLVVGPDYVVTLSDADLPGFAALRAEVEDGRTELRGGPLALLHGMLELVIDSFATLIEDIDREIRLLEREVFAGRGTNLVAEIYRLRRLLLEVEQTTGRLVDEPLERLIRRRLPRWVGMDPCAASVGEQALHEIDRQVRYLDSRVRGRRALLDGVLDVNLTQVGLRQAQDIRRIAAWVATAAGPALIAGIYGMNFATMPELTWVYGYPVALAAMAVLAVFLQVLFRKKDWL, encoded by the coding sequence ATGATCACCGAAGCTGCTGTGTATCTCGACGGCGTGACCCAGGTGGGGATGACGGGCTACGGTCCGAACTGGCGCCAACCGGGCGCCTTCGCATGGGTCAGCGTGCGCGAGCCCGACGACGGCGACCTCGCGCGCCTGCACGAAACGGTGGGCGTTGCCCCGCAGGCCATCTCGGCCGCACACGACGATCTGCAACGACCCGGCATGCAGGTGGTCGGGGACACGGTGCTGCTCGCCCTGACCACCGGCCACTACCGTCCCGAGAGCATGACGGTCGACCTCACCGACCTGGTGCTGGTGGTCGGACCCGACTACGTGGTCACCCTCAGCGACGCGGACCTGCCCGGATTCGCCGCGCTGCGTGCGGAAGTGGAAGACGGCAGGACCGAGTTGCGCGGCGGTCCGCTCGCGCTCTTGCACGGGATGCTCGAGCTGGTGATCGACAGCTTCGCGACCTTGATCGAGGACATCGATCGCGAGATCAGGCTGCTCGAACGCGAGGTCTTCGCGGGCCGCGGCACCAACCTGGTCGCCGAGATCTATCGGCTGCGCAGGCTGCTGCTCGAGGTGGAGCAGACCACCGGCCGGTTGGTCGACGAACCGCTGGAACGGCTCATCCGCCGCCGCCTGCCGCGCTGGGTCGGCATGGACCCGTGCGCCGCGAGTGTCGGTGAGCAGGCGCTGCACGAGATCGATCGGCAGGTGCGCTACCTCGACAGCCGGGTCCGCGGCCGCCGCGCCCTGCTCGACGGCGTGCTCGACGTCAATCTGACCCAGGTCGGGCTGCGGCAGGCGCAGGACATCCGCAGGATCGCGGCCTGGGTCGCCACCGCCGCGGGGCCCGCGCTGATCGCCGGGATCTACGGGATGAACTTCGCGACGATGCCCGAACTGACCTGGGTGTACGGGTATCCGGTCGCGCTCGCCGCGATGGCCGTGCTCGCGGTATTCCTGCAGGTGCTGTTCCGCAAGAAGGACTGGCTGTAA
- a CDS encoding sodium:solute symporter — protein MNALNVAVIVVYLITVAWIGLRLSGKQKSSSDYFVGEGRMPWWTVCFSVVATETSVLTVISVPGGAYTDQAFGNVELALGYIIGRTIVATALIPLYKRGGFVSAYQYLELRFGRYLQGVASVTFVFTRLLAEGVRLFASAIPIKLLLSEFGIDLGYDVIIIALTLLTVVYTYLGGIKAVIWTDALQMGLYLSGALIAIGVLTGHVGASGWADALHAGKFTVFDTDFGLAHILTSPFAMPTAIVGGAIFAMASHGSDQLIVQRILATRSLRDSQKAMIGSGVFVAIQFAAFSLVGALLWSYNDGKTPKELGLATTDNIYPHFILHGLPVVISGLLVAGILGAAMGSLSSALNSMANSTVADIIRSFAKREISDQAMLKLARYMTLAWAVLMAVFAMGFSATTGNVYLTALTIAGYTYGALLGAFLLGRLVKRANQFDAIVAFVVTVIVMTFVVRVVKIDVMVAGVATPKGIAAQWLVPIGVLVTLVVGGVSSLSHPAPEPKPEPVEAVV, from the coding sequence ATGAACGCACTCAACGTCGCCGTCATCGTCGTCTATCTGATCACCGTGGCGTGGATCGGCCTACGGCTGTCCGGCAAACAGAAGTCCAGCAGCGATTACTTCGTCGGCGAGGGCCGGATGCCCTGGTGGACGGTGTGCTTCTCGGTGGTGGCCACCGAGACCAGCGTGCTCACGGTCATCTCGGTGCCCGGTGGCGCGTACACCGACCAGGCCTTCGGCAACGTCGAGCTGGCACTCGGGTACATCATCGGCCGCACGATCGTGGCGACCGCCCTGATCCCGCTGTACAAGCGCGGCGGATTCGTCAGCGCCTATCAATACCTGGAGCTGCGATTCGGCCGCTATCTGCAGGGCGTGGCCTCGGTGACGTTCGTGTTCACCCGGTTGCTCGCCGAGGGCGTGCGGCTGTTCGCCTCCGCCATTCCGATCAAGCTGCTGCTCAGCGAGTTCGGTATCGACCTCGGTTACGACGTGATCATCATCGCGCTGACCCTGCTGACGGTCGTCTACACCTACCTCGGCGGCATCAAGGCCGTCATTTGGACCGACGCGCTACAGATGGGCCTGTATCTGTCCGGCGCGCTCATCGCCATCGGCGTGCTCACCGGTCACGTCGGCGCATCGGGGTGGGCCGATGCCCTGCACGCGGGCAAGTTCACCGTCTTCGACACCGATTTCGGCCTGGCGCACATCCTGACCAGCCCCTTCGCCATGCCGACCGCGATCGTCGGCGGCGCCATCTTCGCCATGGCCTCGCACGGTTCCGACCAGCTGATCGTGCAACGCATCCTGGCCACCCGCTCGCTGCGCGACAGCCAGAAGGCGATGATCGGCTCCGGCGTCTTCGTCGCCATCCAGTTCGCCGCCTTCTCCCTGGTCGGCGCGCTGCTGTGGTCCTACAACGACGGCAAGACACCCAAAGAACTCGGCCTCGCCACCACCGACAACATCTACCCGCATTTCATCCTGCACGGCCTGCCGGTGGTGATCTCCGGGCTGCTCGTCGCCGGAATCCTCGGCGCCGCAATGGGTTCGCTGTCCTCGGCGCTGAACTCGATGGCGAACTCGACGGTCGCCGACATCATCCGCAGCTTCGCCAAGCGCGAGATCTCCGACCAGGCCATGCTGAAGCTGGCCCGCTACATGACCCTCGCCTGGGCGGTGCTGATGGCGGTGTTCGCGATGGGCTTCAGCGCGACCACCGGCAACGTCTACCTGACCGCGCTCACCATCGCCGGATACACCTACGGCGCGCTGCTCGGCGCGTTCCTGCTGGGCCGGCTGGTCAAGCGGGCCAACCAGTTCGACGCCATCGTCGCCTTCGTGGTCACGGTGATCGTGATGACCTTCGTGGTGCGGGTGGTCAAGATCGACGTCATGGTGGCGGGCGTGGCCACCCCGAAGGGCATCGCCGCGCAGTGGCTGGTACCGATCGGCGTGCTCGTCACGCTGGTGGTCGGCGGCGTGAGCAGCCTGTCCCATCCCGCGCCTGAGCCGAAACCCGAGCCGGTCGAGGCGGTGGTCTAG
- a CDS encoding discoidin domain-containing protein, whose translation MEVRVLAARTRFLIVTAFLAAVLLVVCGVRYAVRHGGDAATAHVCPGDAAAADPGWMSAHTEVDAAFDMHPFVGNGYLGLRVPPRGAGYALTGEPSGWPLYTPRYDGAFVAGLYGHTPGLADDREVAAAIPNWSALTVGVGAETFSAATPAARITAFAQTRYLRCGLVRTTLTWTTRDGKATDLVYDVLTDRVDQHVGAVRLTLVPRWSGELTVTDLLDGAGARRLTPVDSGARGAGIGVGFRTEGTGVTGEVASVLRTGHPTQPGPADALTAQQQSRFPVESGKSYEITKFVGVDTQLSSPDPAAAARDAAARAAAKGWADLLAGTAAAWRELWRGDIETPGAPEVQNWVRGALYSLYASTNPAQDNSISPVGLSSDGYAGAVFWDADIWMFPALLHFAPQLAKSVVDYRYKTLPAARANAAQLGLRGAFYPWTSASRGALAECHSWDPPHCLTQIHLQGDISLAAWQYYLATADTGYLRERGWPIMRDLAEFWASRVTPNDDGSYSIDNVAGPDEYSNGVRDGAYTNAVAASALRNATRAAELLGAPAPPEWVAIADHLRIPFDAERQIFAQYDGYRGTPIKQADTVLLIYPLEWPMSQKVSAKTLEYYAEHTDPDGPAMTDSVHAIDAATIGVPGCTTNTYLERAVRPFVRAPFGQFAEARGTKAGVEDALAGAPAFTFVTAAGGFLQTFTSGLLGLRQRAEELRVDPMLPPELSTGVRLRGMNWQGRTFDAELGPEQTRIVLRDGAAMRVRTPTGVVTVGRDEPLTLPTRRPDRAPTDNLARCTSVTASAEEPGRYADAAVDGSVGTGWSPGAGPADLTVDLGAETSIGRVLPRWSGPVPTSTVAASPDNHTWTTVPLDPATGAPTRPVTTRYLRLTLAPADPAARADLRELEIYAAPR comes from the coding sequence ATGGAGGTACGGGTTTTGGCTGCGCGCACCAGGTTCCTGATCGTCACCGCGTTCCTCGCCGCGGTACTCCTCGTGGTCTGCGGTGTGCGTTACGCCGTGCGGCACGGCGGCGACGCCGCGACCGCGCACGTGTGTCCCGGTGACGCGGCCGCCGCCGACCCCGGTTGGATGTCCGCGCATACCGAGGTGGACGCCGCGTTCGACATGCACCCGTTCGTCGGCAACGGCTATCTCGGGCTGCGCGTCCCGCCCCGAGGCGCGGGCTACGCGCTGACCGGCGAGCCGTCCGGTTGGCCGCTGTACACCCCGCGCTACGACGGCGCGTTCGTGGCCGGGCTCTACGGGCACACGCCCGGCCTGGCCGACGACAGAGAAGTCGCGGCGGCGATCCCGAACTGGTCTGCGCTGACCGTCGGGGTGGGCGCGGAGACGTTCTCCGCCGCGACGCCAGCCGCGCGGATCACCGCGTTCGCCCAGACCCGCTACCTGCGCTGTGGGCTGGTGCGCACCACGCTCACCTGGACCACCCGCGACGGCAAGGCCACCGATCTGGTGTACGACGTGCTCACCGACCGCGTCGACCAGCACGTCGGCGCGGTCCGGCTCACCCTGGTACCGCGCTGGTCCGGCGAGCTCACGGTGACCGACCTGCTCGACGGCGCGGGCGCGCGCAGGCTGACCCCCGTCGACAGCGGCGCGCGCGGTGCGGGCATCGGCGTCGGCTTCCGTACCGAGGGCACCGGGGTGACCGGCGAGGTCGCCTCCGTGCTGCGCACCGGGCACCCGACGCAACCGGGACCGGCCGACGCACTCACCGCACAACAGCAGAGCAGGTTCCCGGTCGAATCCGGGAAGTCTTACGAGATAACCAAATTCGTCGGCGTCGACACCCAGCTCAGCTCGCCCGACCCCGCCGCGGCGGCGCGCGACGCGGCCGCACGGGCCGCGGCCAAGGGCTGGGCGGACCTGCTCGCGGGCACGGCCGCGGCCTGGCGCGAACTGTGGCGCGGAGACATCGAGACGCCAGGGGCGCCCGAGGTGCAGAACTGGGTGCGCGGCGCGCTCTATTCGCTGTACGCGAGCACGAATCCCGCACAGGACAACAGCATTTCGCCGGTCGGGTTGAGCAGCGACGGCTACGCGGGCGCGGTGTTCTGGGACGCCGATATCTGGATGTTCCCCGCCCTGCTGCACTTCGCGCCGCAACTGGCGAAATCCGTGGTCGACTACCGCTACAAGACATTGCCCGCCGCGCGGGCCAACGCCGCGCAGCTCGGCTTGCGCGGCGCCTTCTATCCCTGGACCAGCGCGAGCCGGGGCGCACTCGCCGAATGCCACAGCTGGGATCCGCCGCACTGCCTGACCCAGATCCATCTGCAGGGCGATATCTCGCTCGCGGCGTGGCAGTACTATCTGGCCACCGCCGACACCGGCTACCTGCGCGAGCGCGGCTGGCCGATCATGCGAGATCTCGCCGAGTTCTGGGCATCCCGGGTGACACCGAACGACGACGGCAGCTATTCCATCGACAATGTCGCGGGCCCCGACGAATACAGCAACGGCGTGCGCGACGGTGCGTACACCAACGCGGTGGCCGCCTCCGCGTTACGCAATGCCACCCGCGCCGCCGAGCTCCTCGGCGCGCCCGCACCGCCCGAGTGGGTCGCCATCGCCGATCATCTGCGCATACCGTTCGACGCCGAACGGCAGATCTTCGCCCAGTACGACGGCTATCGCGGCACACCGATCAAGCAGGCGGACACCGTACTGCTCATCTATCCCCTCGAATGGCCGATGTCGCAGAAGGTTTCGGCCAAGACGCTGGAGTACTACGCCGAGCACACCGATCCGGACGGTCCGGCGATGACCGATTCGGTGCACGCCATCGACGCCGCGACCATCGGCGTTCCCGGCTGCACCACCAATACCTATCTCGAACGCGCCGTCCGGCCGTTCGTGCGGGCGCCGTTCGGGCAGTTCGCCGAGGCCCGCGGCACCAAGGCCGGCGTCGAGGACGCACTGGCGGGCGCGCCCGCGTTCACCTTCGTCACGGCCGCGGGCGGATTCCTGCAGACCTTCACCAGCGGGCTGCTCGGCCTGCGCCAGCGCGCCGAGGAGCTACGCGTCGACCCGATGCTGCCGCCGGAGCTGAGCACCGGGGTGCGGCTGCGCGGAATGAACTGGCAGGGAAGGACTTTCGACGCCGAACTGGGGCCGGAGCAGACCAGGATCGTGCTGCGGGACGGTGCGGCAATGCGTGTGCGGACCCCGACCGGCGTCGTGACGGTCGGCCGCGACGAGCCGCTGACCCTGCCGACCCGCCGCCCGGATCGCGCACCCACCGACAATCTCGCCCGCTGCACATCCGTCACGGCCAGCGCCGAGGAACCCGGCCGCTACGCCGACGCCGCGGTCGACGGCAGCGTCGGCACCGGCTGGTCGCCCGGTGCCGGACCCGCCGACCTCACCGTCGATCTCGGCGCCGAAACATCGATCGGCCGGGTGCTGCCGCGCTGGTCCGGCCCGGTGCCGACGAGCACCGTCGCGGCATCGCCGGACAATCACACGTGGACCACGGTGCCGCTCGATCCGGCCACCGGGGCGCCGACCCGCCCGGTCACCACCCGCTATCTGCGATTGACGTTGGCCCCCGCCGACCCGGCGGCCCGAGCGGATCTGCGCGAGCTCGAGATCTATGCCGCACCACGGTGA
- a CDS encoding BCCT family transporter: MANDTKKTSTTPDLRLIGIGVTTVVAGVGWAALGKDSFGTASKTALDWVLGNFDWLFVVSADIFLVLCVVIAVSRFGRIRLGSDDAEPEFSNLAWIAMMFSAGMGIGLMFYGVGEPLQHFVAPPPSTGIAPQSTAAAGTALQYSLFHWTLTPWAIYGIVGLALAYAGFRKGRGNRLSAAFVPLLGARRAAGWQGQAIDLLAVFATVFGTATSLGLGALQVAKGLQLTANAPDTVTVQLIIIGALSAAFVLSAFSGLHKGVKWLSTVNIALAALLMVFVFVLGPTVYVLDSIPSSIGNYLTNLLPMATRTGAYADSAWLGKWTIFYWAWWLSWAPFVGTFIARISRGRTIREFLIGVLLVPSGVTIVWFCIMGGSAIRLSSTGIADLAANAADAEASLFDMLDALPLGTVTSWLSMILVMTYFVTSADSASLVMGSLTSRGALNPPSWLVVTWGILMGAVAAVLLVEGGLGSLQTATILVALPFVLVMLALCWALLKELREDPGAGPAAHHPLYGLRDAVRAMVGEAIDDHDRKPRRRTPPP, translated from the coding sequence ATGGCTAACGATACAAAGAAGACATCGACCACGCCGGATCTGCGACTCATCGGCATCGGCGTCACCACGGTGGTGGCGGGCGTCGGATGGGCGGCCCTGGGCAAGGACAGTTTCGGCACCGCCTCCAAGACCGCACTGGACTGGGTGCTCGGCAACTTCGACTGGCTGTTCGTGGTGTCCGCCGACATTTTCCTGGTGCTCTGCGTGGTGATCGCGGTCAGCCGGTTCGGCCGGATCCGGCTCGGCAGCGACGACGCCGAACCGGAATTCAGCAACCTCGCCTGGATCGCGATGATGTTCAGCGCGGGCATGGGCATCGGCCTGATGTTCTACGGGGTCGGGGAACCGCTGCAGCATTTCGTCGCGCCGCCGCCGTCGACCGGCATCGCGCCGCAGAGCACCGCGGCCGCGGGCACCGCACTGCAATATTCGCTGTTCCACTGGACGCTCACGCCGTGGGCGATCTACGGCATCGTCGGGCTGGCCCTGGCCTACGCGGGTTTCCGGAAGGGGCGCGGCAATCGGCTCTCCGCCGCCTTCGTTCCCCTGCTCGGCGCCCGCAGGGCCGCGGGGTGGCAGGGGCAGGCGATCGATCTGCTCGCGGTGTTCGCCACCGTGTTCGGCACCGCGACCAGCCTCGGGCTGGGCGCGCTCCAAGTGGCCAAGGGCCTGCAGCTCACCGCTAACGCGCCGGACACGGTGACCGTGCAACTGATCATCATCGGCGCGCTGAGCGCCGCGTTCGTCCTGTCCGCCTTCTCCGGCCTGCACAAGGGCGTCAAATGGTTGTCCACGGTGAACATCGCGCTGGCCGCGCTGCTGATGGTGTTCGTCTTCGTGCTCGGCCCGACCGTCTATGTGCTGGACAGCATTCCGTCGAGCATCGGCAACTACCTGACCAACCTGCTGCCGATGGCCACCAGGACCGGCGCGTACGCCGACTCCGCCTGGCTCGGCAAGTGGACGATCTTCTATTGGGCCTGGTGGTTGTCCTGGGCACCGTTCGTCGGCACCTTCATCGCGCGGATCTCGCGCGGGCGCACCATCCGTGAGTTCCTGATCGGCGTGCTGCTGGTACCCAGCGGCGTCACCATCGTGTGGTTCTGCATCATGGGCGGCAGCGCCATTCGCCTGAGCAGCACCGGCATCGCCGACCTGGCCGCGAACGCCGCCGACGCGGAGGCGTCGTTGTTCGACATGCTGGACGCGCTGCCGCTGGGCACCGTCACCTCCTGGCTGTCGATGATCCTGGTGATGACCTACTTCGTCACCAGCGCCGATTCGGCCTCCCTGGTGATGGGCTCGCTGACCAGCCGCGGCGCGCTCAATCCGCCGTCCTGGCTGGTCGTCACCTGGGGCATCCTGATGGGTGCGGTCGCCGCCGTGCTGCTGGTCGAGGGCGGGCTCGGCTCCCTGCAAACCGCGACGATCCTCGTCGCGCTCCCCTTCGTCCTGGTGATGCTCGCCCTCTGCTGGGCCCTGCTGAAGGAACTACGCGAGGACCCCGGCGCCGGCCCCGCCGCCCACCACCCCCTCTACGGCCTCCGCGACGCGGTACGCGCCATGGTCGGCGAGGCGATCGACGACCACGACCGCAAACCCCGCCGCCGCACCCCACCCCCGTAG
- a CDS encoding BadF/BadG/BcrA/BcrD ATPase family protein: MTDHVLALDLGKTGCRASLRRDGREIDSATGTGAPGLANAGGVEAAQRTIRAVVARLTPPATGFALLVGAAGAVAAPQAAALLARALVELPGARSVAVTSDAVTAHAGALGGGPGVVLAAGTGAVATAVDHAGRFTRTDGWGPLLGDEGSGAWIGTEGLRAALRAHDGRAVCTALAAAAVETYGVPLDELPRHLGEHENPALLAARFAPVVAAAAATDDTAAAVMTAAGRALGRTVRAAVARSGLRPPVPYAITGGLVNLGAALLDPLDHEIAQLIERRTALGGPIDGAALLAADPATVLEKLVVRIS, encoded by the coding sequence ATGACCGACCATGTGCTAGCGCTCGATCTCGGTAAGACCGGCTGCCGCGCCTCGCTGCGGCGCGACGGCCGCGAGATCGACTCCGCCACCGGTACCGGCGCGCCCGGCCTGGCCAATGCGGGCGGCGTCGAGGCGGCGCAACGAACGATCCGCGCCGTTGTCGCGCGCCTCACCCCGCCCGCCACCGGATTCGCGCTGCTGGTCGGGGCGGCGGGCGCGGTCGCCGCCCCGCAGGCCGCCGCGCTGCTGGCCCGCGCGCTGGTCGAGCTGCCCGGCGCGCGATCGGTCGCGGTCACCTCCGACGCGGTCACCGCGCACGCCGGCGCGCTCGGCGGCGGGCCGGGTGTCGTGCTCGCGGCGGGCACCGGCGCGGTGGCCACCGCGGTCGACCACGCGGGCCGCTTCACCAGGACCGACGGCTGGGGCCCGCTGCTCGGCGACGAAGGCAGCGGCGCTTGGATCGGCACCGAGGGATTGCGTGCGGCCCTGCGCGCGCACGATGGCCGCGCCGTGTGCACGGCGCTCGCCGCCGCGGCCGTCGAGACCTACGGGGTCCCGCTCGACGAACTGCCCAGGCACCTCGGCGAGCACGAGAACCCCGCGCTCCTCGCCGCACGCTTCGCCCCGGTCGTCGCGGCGGCGGCCGCCACCGACGACACCGCCGCGGCCGTCATGACCGCGGCGGGCCGGGCGCTGGGCCGCACCGTGCGCGCGGCCGTCGCGCGCTCGGGTCTGCGGCCGCCGGTCCCCTATGCGATCACCGGCGGACTGGTCAATCTCGGTGCGGCCCTGCTCGATCCGCTCGATCACGAGATCGCGCAGCTCATCGAGCGGCGGACCGCGCTGGGCGGCCCGATCGACGGCGCCGCCCTCCTGGCCGCCGACCCGGCTACGGTGTTGGAGAAATTGGTGGTACGAATCAGCTGA
- a CDS encoding ABC transporter substrate-binding protein, which translates to MGRNAVRFTRAGALTAALLLAASLGLSACSSEDSTDAGIVTTNITEPQNPIQPASTNDNNGSRIADRIFAGLKYYDADGEAHNDMAQSIETTDRKNYRITIKPDWKFTDGTPVTAKSFVDAWNYGALSTNAQLQGYVFAPIVGYDAVAAEKPTAQTMSGLKVVDEHTFTVELSRPSIDFELALAFTPFYPLPEAAFKDMKAFGENPIGNGPYKFARTGAWEHNVKVDLVANPDYKGARPAKNKGIRFVMYQSFDTAYADLIAGNLDALDTIPDSALASYKQDLGDRAITKPTAQNQHVSSQSNIPHLSGAEGVLRRKALSMAINREQICENIFHGTRVPSRDFTAITLPGFDGNLPGSEFLKYNPEEAKKLWAQADAMSPWSGRYEIAYNSDGGHQAWIEAVANSIKNTLGIEAIGAPYPTFKDIRSAITARTIGKAFRYGWQGDYPTMLQFLTAQYYTGAGTNNIDYSNPEFDRLIDAALAAPSLEESYKFVAQAQTLLLRDMADIPVLDFIATAGLGEKVKKAELTWNGQFDFENIEK; encoded by the coding sequence ATGGGGAGAAACGCAGTGAGATTCACAAGAGCTGGTGCGTTGACGGCGGCGTTGTTGTTGGCGGCGAGCCTCGGGCTGTCCGCGTGCTCGTCCGAGGACAGCACCGACGCTGGCATCGTGACGACCAATATCACCGAGCCACAGAACCCGATCCAGCCGGCCAGCACGAACGACAACAACGGCAGCCGGATCGCCGACCGGATATTCGCGGGTCTGAAGTATTACGACGCCGACGGTGAAGCGCACAACGACATGGCGCAGTCCATCGAGACCACCGACCGGAAGAACTACCGGATCACCATCAAGCCGGACTGGAAGTTCACCGACGGCACACCGGTGACCGCGAAGTCCTTCGTCGACGCCTGGAACTACGGCGCGCTCAGCACCAACGCGCAATTGCAGGGCTATGTCTTCGCGCCGATCGTCGGGTACGACGCCGTGGCCGCGGAAAAGCCCACCGCGCAGACGATGTCGGGCCTGAAGGTGGTCGACGAGCACACCTTCACGGTGGAGTTGTCCCGGCCGTCCATCGACTTCGAGCTGGCGCTCGCGTTCACCCCGTTCTATCCGCTGCCCGAGGCCGCGTTCAAGGACATGAAGGCCTTCGGCGAGAACCCGATCGGCAACGGGCCCTACAAGTTCGCGCGCACTGGCGCCTGGGAGCACAACGTCAAGGTCGATCTGGTCGCGAATCCGGACTACAAGGGCGCGCGCCCGGCCAAGAACAAAGGCATCCGGTTCGTCATGTACCAGTCCTTCGACACCGCGTACGCGGACCTGATCGCGGGCAACCTCGACGCGCTCGACACCATCCCGGACAGCGCGCTGGCCTCCTACAAACAGGACCTCGGCGACCGGGCGATCACCAAGCCGACCGCGCAGAACCAGCATGTGAGCAGCCAGTCCAATATCCCGCATCTGTCCGGTGCGGAGGGCGTGCTGCGCCGCAAGGCGCTGTCCATGGCGATCAACCGGGAACAGATCTGCGAGAACATCTTCCACGGCACCAGGGTGCCCTCACGCGACTTCACCGCGATCACGCTGCCCGGCTTCGACGGGAACCTGCCCGGCTCGGAGTTCCTGAAGTACAACCCGGAAGAGGCCAAGAAGCTGTGGGCCCAGGCCGATGCCATGTCCCCGTGGTCGGGTCGCTACGAGATCGCCTACAACTCCGACGGCGGGCACCAGGCCTGGATCGAGGCGGTCGCCAACAGCATCAAGAACACCCTCGGCATCGAGGCGATCGGCGCGCCCTACCCGACATTCAAGGACATCCGCAGCGCGATCACCGCGCGGACCATCGGCAAGGCGTTCCGTTACGGCTGGCAGGGTGACTACCCGACCATGCTGCAATTCCTGACGGCGCAGTACTACACCGGTGCGGGCACCAACAACATCGACTACAGCAACCCCGAATTCGACCGTCTCATCGATGCCGCGCTCGCCGCGCCGTCGCTCGAGGAGTCCTACAAGTTCGTCGCGCAGGCGCAGACCCTGCTGTTGCGCGACATGGCCGACATCCCGGTGCTCGACTTCATCGCCACCGCAGGTCTCGGAGAGAAGGTGAAGAAGGCCGAACTCACCTGGAACGGCCAATTCGACTTCGAGAACATCGAGAAGTAA